From Micromonospora rhizosphaerae, the proteins below share one genomic window:
- a CDS encoding C40 family peptidase, with amino-acid sequence MSSLRILLRSLAVAALSAALIAPASVARAEPTPAELTKQIEKSSTELERIVESYNKLKEEIKANKATAAALQARIGPLQAQAERSRADVGVLAVTAYKTGGLPTAQALLEQGGSNSLVDRLGTLDQLTRQRQATIASFTTDQRKLIDEKTRLDATLAREAAQAKQLAAGKKKIEADLARLYELRRQAYGRATEAPGTASSAGSPPAISGSAGVAVRYAYGAIGKPYVWGADGPDGYDCSGLTLASWRAAGKSLPHNAAMQWDATARISRSSLQPGDLVFYEGLGHVSLYVGSGQVIDAPSAGRNVSKRDMDIMTIAGYGRVR; translated from the coding sequence TTGTCGTCCTTACGAATCCTGCTGCGCTCGCTGGCGGTCGCCGCCCTCTCGGCCGCGCTGATCGCCCCGGCGTCGGTGGCTCGGGCCGAGCCCACCCCCGCCGAGCTGACGAAGCAGATCGAGAAGTCCTCGACTGAGCTGGAGCGAATCGTCGAGTCCTACAACAAGCTCAAGGAGGAGATCAAGGCCAACAAGGCCACGGCGGCCGCGTTGCAGGCCCGGATCGGCCCGTTGCAGGCGCAGGCCGAGCGGAGCCGCGCCGACGTCGGCGTGCTCGCCGTCACCGCGTACAAGACCGGCGGCCTGCCGACCGCCCAGGCCCTGCTCGAGCAGGGCGGGTCCAACTCGCTGGTGGACCGGCTGGGCACGCTGGACCAGCTGACCCGGCAGCGTCAGGCAACCATCGCGAGCTTCACCACCGACCAGCGGAAGCTGATCGACGAGAAGACCCGGCTGGACGCGACGCTGGCCCGGGAGGCCGCCCAGGCGAAGCAGCTCGCCGCCGGCAAGAAGAAGATCGAGGCGGATCTGGCCCGGCTCTACGAGCTGCGCCGGCAGGCGTACGGACGGGCCACCGAGGCGCCGGGCACCGCCAGCTCGGCCGGCAGCCCCCCGGCCATCTCCGGCTCCGCCGGGGTGGCGGTCCGGTACGCGTACGGGGCGATCGGCAAGCCATACGTCTGGGGGGCCGACGGGCCCGACGGGTACGACTGCTCCGGGCTGACCCTGGCGTCGTGGCGGGCGGCCGGAAAGTCGCTGCCGCACAACGCGGCGATGCAGTGGGACGCCACCGCACGCATCAGCCGCAGCTCCCTGCAACCCGGCGACCTGGTCTTCTACGAGGGTCTGGGTCACGTCTCCCTGTACGTCGGCAGCGGTCAGGTGATCGACGCGCCGAGCGCGGGCCGCAACGTCAGCAAGCGGGACATGGACATCATGACGATCGCCGGCTACGGCCGGGTCCGCTGA
- a CDS encoding sigma-70 family RNA polymerase sigma factor, whose protein sequence is MARNRATGASEGTVGIVDKNIGMRTDEVAEERDLVGVYLHEISRTPLLDAAKEVDLSKAIEAGLYAEHLLSEDRVPAGVEREDLELLVAEGGRAKDLFIRANLRLVVSIARRYVRSGMPMLDLIQEGNTGLVRAVEKFDYERGYKFSTYATWWIRQAISRAIAQQERTVRLPVHLVEDVNRMRNVARQLTRELGSDPEPEQIAAALGVTVERVNELVRWSQDTVSLDTPVGDDGDTNLGDLVADSDAPSPEDIVLTGLERQRIEGLLNHLDDRSAGIMRARYGLEDGREHSLTEVASRFSLSRERIRQLEIQALGRLRELARAEGLQAA, encoded by the coding sequence ATGGCAAGGAACCGGGCAACCGGCGCGAGCGAGGGGACCGTGGGAATCGTGGACAAGAACATTGGCATGCGAACCGACGAGGTTGCCGAGGAGCGCGACCTGGTCGGCGTCTACCTGCACGAGATCTCCCGGACGCCGCTGCTGGACGCCGCCAAGGAGGTCGACCTCTCCAAGGCGATCGAGGCCGGCCTCTACGCTGAGCACCTGCTCAGCGAGGACCGCGTCCCCGCAGGCGTCGAGCGGGAGGACCTGGAGCTGCTGGTCGCCGAGGGCGGGCGGGCGAAGGACCTCTTCATCCGCGCCAACCTGCGACTCGTCGTGTCGATCGCCCGACGCTACGTGCGCTCCGGCATGCCCATGCTGGATCTGATCCAGGAGGGCAACACCGGCCTGGTCCGGGCGGTCGAGAAGTTCGACTACGAGCGTGGCTACAAGTTCTCCACCTACGCCACCTGGTGGATCCGCCAGGCGATCAGCCGGGCGATCGCGCAGCAGGAGCGCACGGTGCGGCTGCCCGTGCACCTGGTGGAGGACGTCAACCGGATGCGCAACGTGGCCCGTCAGCTCACCCGTGAGCTGGGCAGCGACCCGGAGCCGGAGCAGATCGCGGCGGCCCTCGGCGTCACCGTCGAGCGGGTCAACGAGCTGGTCCGCTGGTCGCAGGACACCGTCTCGCTGGACACCCCGGTGGGCGACGACGGCGACACCAACCTGGGTGACCTGGTTGCCGACAGCGACGCTCCGTCGCCGGAGGACATCGTCCTCACCGGCCTGGAGCGGCAGCGGATCGAGGGCCTGCTCAACCACCTCGACGACCGCTCGGCCGGCATCATGCGGGCCCGGTACGGCCTGGAGGACGGCCGGGAGCACTCGCTGACCGAGGTCGCGTCGCGCTTCTCGCTCTCTCGGGAGCGGATCCGCCAGCTGGAGATCCAGGCCCTCGGCCGGCTCCGCGAGCTGGCCCGGGCCGAGGGGCTGCAGGCGGCCTGA